The Hymenobacter chitinivorans DSM 11115 genome window below encodes:
- a CDS encoding NAD(P)-dependent oxidoreductase → MRNVTLGIICEGKNPPDKRVPLTPKKCVEAQATFPGLTVVVQESAVRSYSDQEYRDLGIQVSPDLSQCDILLGVKEVPVSQLITDKTYMFFSHTVKKQPANRELLRAILRKNITLIDYEMLTNAHGERIVAFGRYAGIVGAYNGLLTYGRKHELYRLKPAYQCVDMDDMQEEFFKVKKLPPIKIAVTGSGRVAQGALEVLDRMGIRKVSVYDYLYLDFKEPVYAQLRSSDYNARIDGRVWDTPDFHRHPELYKSTFDKFLPVTDLLIACAYWHPTAPKLFEEEDTRKPEFRINTIADVTCDVNGSIPCTKRSSSIQKPLFDYNPQTGELEEPCSRPGNITMMAVDNLPCELPRNASRDFGRQLLDNVFPHLLSDDADEVIERATIARGGQLTPRYQYLSDYVAD, encoded by the coding sequence ATGCGAAATGTTACCCTTGGCATTATCTGCGAAGGCAAAAATCCGCCCGACAAACGCGTGCCCCTGACCCCGAAGAAGTGCGTGGAAGCCCAGGCCACCTTTCCCGGCCTGACGGTGGTGGTGCAGGAAAGCGCCGTGCGCAGCTATTCCGACCAGGAATACCGCGACCTGGGCATTCAGGTCAGCCCCGATTTGAGCCAGTGTGATATTCTGCTGGGCGTCAAGGAAGTGCCAGTGAGTCAGTTGATTACGGATAAAACGTATATGTTCTTTTCGCACACGGTGAAAAAGCAGCCCGCCAACCGGGAGCTGCTGCGGGCCATTCTGCGGAAGAACATTACCCTGATTGACTACGAAATGCTGACCAACGCCCACGGGGAGCGAATCGTGGCCTTCGGGCGCTACGCCGGCATTGTGGGAGCCTATAATGGCCTGCTGACCTACGGCCGCAAGCACGAGCTCTACCGCCTCAAGCCCGCCTACCAGTGCGTGGACATGGACGACATGCAGGAGGAGTTTTTCAAGGTCAAAAAGCTGCCGCCCATCAAGATTGCCGTAACCGGCTCGGGCCGCGTAGCGCAAGGCGCCCTGGAAGTACTCGACCGGATGGGCATCCGCAAAGTCAGCGTGTACGACTATCTGTATCTCGACTTCAAGGAGCCCGTGTACGCCCAGCTGCGCAGCTCCGACTACAATGCCCGTATCGACGGCCGGGTGTGGGACACGCCCGACTTTCACCGCCACCCCGAGCTGTACAAGAGCACGTTCGACAAGTTTCTGCCCGTAACGGACCTGCTCATTGCCTGCGCCTACTGGCACCCCACGGCGCCCAAGCTGTTTGAAGAGGAAGACACCCGTAAGCCGGAATTCCGCATCAACACCATTGCCGACGTGACCTGCGACGTGAACGGGTCTATTCCGTGCACCAAGCGCAGCAGCAGCATTCAGAAGCCCTTGTTTGACTACAATCCCCAGACCGGGGAGCTGGAGGAGCCCTGTTCCCGCCCCGGCAACATCACCATGATGGCCGTGGATAACCTGCCCTGTGAGCTGCCCCGCAACGCCTCCCGGGACTTTGGCCGCCAGCTGCTCGACAACGTGTTTCCCCACCTGCTTAGCGACGACGCCGACGAAGTCATCGAGCGGGCTACCATTGCCCGCGGCGGCCAGCTCACGCCCCGCTACCAGTACCTGAGCGACTATGTGGCCGACTAA
- a CDS encoding DNA-binding protein produces MEHPTYLWALEQRAAGCCIISGFHSMLEQSVFRYLLQGPEQPIIYALGRGIQPNLRLEYEPEVTAGRLLFITLFEAEVQTVTQDTADIRNLLVADLADQIFIPYMAPHGNLTRLLQNVAAQGKPILTLDIPENRPLLEQGATLFYPSGILGRQSQRL; encoded by the coding sequence GTGGAGCACCCCACGTATCTGTGGGCGTTGGAGCAACGGGCCGCCGGGTGCTGCATTATCTCGGGCTTTCACTCCATGCTGGAGCAAAGCGTGTTTCGGTATCTGCTGCAGGGACCCGAACAGCCCATTATCTACGCGCTGGGGCGCGGAATTCAGCCCAACCTCCGCCTTGAGTACGAGCCCGAGGTGACGGCCGGCCGCCTGCTGTTTATCACGCTCTTCGAAGCTGAGGTGCAAACCGTTACGCAGGACACGGCCGATATTCGCAACCTGCTGGTGGCCGATTTAGCCGACCAGATCTTTATTCCCTACATGGCTCCCCACGGCAACCTGACCCGCCTACTGCAAAACGTGGCGGCTCAAGGCAAGCCCATTCTAACGCTCGACATCCCCGAAAACCGGCCGCTGCTTGAGCAGGGCGCCACGCTGTTTTACCCGAGCGGCATACTGGGGCGGCAGAGCCAGCGGCTTTGA
- the lipA gene encoding lipoyl synthase yields MLTLPIIQAETAAPAVPAKPRKPDWLRVKLPVGPEYAKVRRLVDEHKLHTICESGNCPNMGECWGAGTATFMILGNVCTRSCSFCAVATGRPNEYDTDEPRRVAEAIQLMGVKHAVITSVNRDELKDRGASIWLETVVRIKELSPATTIETLIPDVKANWAALDTMIAGGQEVVSHNVETVGSLYRLVRPQAKYDRSLEQIRRTKEAGKRTKSGIMLGLGETKEEMYQAMDDLAANGLDILTLGQYLQPTKRHIEVAEFIHPDLFAHYREEGLRRGLKYVEAGPLVRSSYHAERHVNVPI; encoded by the coding sequence TTGTTGACTTTGCCTATCATTCAAGCCGAAACGGCCGCTCCGGCGGTGCCCGCCAAGCCCCGGAAACCGGACTGGCTGCGCGTGAAGCTGCCGGTAGGCCCCGAATATGCCAAAGTGCGCCGCCTCGTGGACGAGCACAAGCTGCACACCATCTGCGAGAGCGGCAACTGCCCCAATATGGGCGAGTGCTGGGGAGCTGGTACCGCCACGTTTATGATTCTGGGCAACGTGTGCACGCGCTCCTGCTCGTTTTGCGCCGTGGCCACCGGCCGCCCCAACGAGTACGATACCGACGAGCCCCGCCGCGTGGCCGAAGCCATTCAGCTCATGGGCGTCAAGCACGCCGTGATTACCAGCGTTAACCGCGACGAGCTTAAGGACCGCGGGGCCAGCATCTGGCTCGAAACGGTGGTGCGCATTAAGGAGCTGAGCCCGGCTACAACCATCGAAACCCTGATTCCAGACGTGAAGGCCAACTGGGCCGCGCTAGATACCATGATTGCCGGCGGCCAGGAAGTGGTGTCGCACAACGTGGAAACCGTGGGTAGCCTCTACCGCCTCGTGCGGCCCCAGGCCAAGTACGACCGAAGCCTGGAGCAGATCCGGCGGACCAAGGAAGCCGGTAAGCGGACCAAGTCGGGCATTATGCTGGGTCTGGGCGAAACCAAGGAGGAAATGTACCAGGCCATGGACGACCTGGCCGCCAACGGCCTCGACATCCTGACCCTGGGCCAGTACCTGCAGCCCACCAAGCGCCACATCGAAGTCGCCGAGTTCATTCACCCCGACTTGTTTGCCCACTACCGGGAAGAGGGTCTGCGCCGGGGCCTGAAATACGTAGAGGCCGGCCCGCTGGTGCGCAGCAGCTACCACGCCGAGCGTCACGTCAACGTGCCGATCTAA
- a CDS encoding CsbD family protein — MDLNNNNFDDKTELRARGNWNEIKGKAKQQWGDLTDDDLDYQEGKQDEWLGRLQEKTGHAIDDLKSWFNRHL, encoded by the coding sequence ATGGACTTAAACAACAATAACTTCGACGACAAAACCGAACTGCGGGCCCGCGGCAACTGGAACGAAATCAAAGGCAAAGCCAAGCAGCAGTGGGGTGACCTCACCGACGACGACCTGGACTATCAGGAAGGCAAGCAGGATGAGTGGCTTGGCCGGCTCCAGGAAAAAACCGGGCACGCCATCGACGACTTGAAGAGCTGGTTTAACCGCCACTTGTAA
- the ytxJ gene encoding bacillithiol system redox-active protein YtxJ codes for MSTPWLPLTDAAQLTDIVHESHEHPVLIFKHSTTCSISAAAKSKLERQWPEADLANATIYYLDLLRYRPISAEIASKFGVRHESPQLLLIQDGECRFDASHMGIRLSDVRELVK; via the coding sequence ATGAGTACTCCCTGGCTTCCCCTCACCGACGCGGCCCAGCTTACCGACATTGTACACGAGTCGCACGAGCATCCGGTCCTGATTTTTAAGCATAGCACTACCTGTTCCATCAGCGCCGCGGCCAAAAGCAAGCTGGAGCGGCAGTGGCCCGAGGCCGACCTGGCCAACGCTACTATCTACTACCTGGATCTGCTGCGCTACCGTCCCATCTCGGCCGAAATAGCCAGCAAGTTTGGCGTGCGCCACGAGTCGCCCCAGCTGCTGCTGATTCAGGACGGCGAGTGCCGCTTCGATGCCTCCCACATGGGCATCCGCCTCAGCGACGTGCGGGAATTGGTGAAATAG
- a CDS encoding DUF1206 domain-containing protein yields the protein MTSLSSALPHPSPSQGIRTLARFGFAAKGAVYLTMGILALLAATGQQGGKTTDKQQAVQAIQDLPMGRFLLGLIALGLAGYVIWRFTQALRDTENKGHGAKGIARRIGYAASGLFYVALAFYAGKAAWQNTAVSSAGGSGNSKQSMVQTLLEQSYGPWLLGAIGLFIIGTGIYQIWRAYSGKFAKHVNASQLPANQQQIVFRTGQVGYTARGIVMAIIGYFFVQAARHSNAGEVDDTEGAFDLLSSMGPAVLGVVAVGLIGYGVYQIVQAKYPVLNGV from the coding sequence ATGACTTCCCTTTCCTCTGCTCTTCCCCACCCCTCGCCCAGCCAGGGCATCCGCACTCTGGCCCGGTTTGGCTTCGCGGCTAAAGGCGCCGTGTATCTTACGATGGGCATTCTGGCCCTGCTGGCGGCTACTGGCCAGCAGGGCGGCAAAACCACCGACAAGCAGCAGGCCGTGCAGGCCATCCAGGACCTGCCGATGGGCCGCTTCCTGCTCGGCCTGATTGCGCTGGGCCTGGCCGGGTACGTTATCTGGCGCTTCACCCAGGCCCTGCGCGACACCGAGAATAAAGGCCACGGCGCCAAAGGTATTGCCCGGCGCATCGGCTACGCGGCCAGCGGCTTGTTTTACGTAGCTCTGGCTTTTTACGCGGGCAAAGCAGCCTGGCAAAACACGGCTGTGAGCAGCGCCGGCGGCAGCGGCAACTCCAAGCAGTCGATGGTGCAAACCTTGCTGGAGCAGTCGTACGGGCCCTGGCTGTTGGGCGCTATTGGGCTGTTTATCATCGGTACGGGTATTTACCAGATCTGGCGGGCCTATTCGGGTAAGTTTGCCAAGCACGTCAACGCCAGCCAGCTGCCGGCCAACCAGCAGCAAATTGTGTTTCGCACCGGGCAGGTGGGCTACACGGCCCGGGGCATCGTCATGGCCATTATCGGCTACTTTTTCGTGCAGGCGGCCCGCCACTCCAATGCCGGCGAGGTAGACGATACCGAAGGCGCCTTCGATTTGCTGAGCAGCATGGGCCCGGCCGTGCTGGGCGTGGTAGCCGTGGGCCTCATCGGCTACGGCGTTTACCAGATTGTGCAGGCTAAATACCCGGTACTCAACGGGGTGTAG
- the gcvP gene encoding aminomethyl-transferring glycine dehydrogenase, with the protein MILKTKPADVFVDRHNGPDAEAVAAMLRTIGVDSVEQLIDETVPAAIRLQRELNLPAALTERAFLAKFKGIAAKNKVFKNYIGLGYHDTELPQVIQRGILENPGWYTAYTPYQAEIAQGRLEALINYQTMVIDLTGLEIANASLLDEGTAAAETLHMFHSQTKKKSATRYFVSDLVLPQTIDLVRTRATPLGIELVVGDHRSVDLSDENLFGALLQYPAADGQIFDYKDFISKAHDHGIFVTVAADLMALTLLTPPGELGADACVGNSQRFGVPMGYGGPHAGFLATKDAFKRVIPGRIIGQSIDAAGNKAYRMALQTREQHIRREKATSNICTAQVLLSVLAGMYAVYHGPQRIRQFATNIHALTQLLEKELKALGVEQTNDFYFDTLNIQLESAELQQAVKREAEAAGINFRYFGTSNVGISLHQNTEASDVAFIVAVFAKVLGKSATESVEIPEEVELTWPKNLVRTSEYLTHPIFNTHHSEHEMLRYMKQLENKDLSLAHSMIPLGSCTMKLNATAEMIPVTWPEIGGLHPFAPREQAQGYQQIFEDLEAWLCEVTRFAAVSLQPNSGAQGEYAGLLVIRAYHEGNGQGHRNIALIPASAHGTNPASAVMAGMQVVVVKSTEEGNIDVEDLKAKAAQHADNLSCLMVTYPSTHGVYEETIIDICATIHQHGGRVYMDGANMNAQVGLTSPATIGADVCHLNLHKTFCIPHGGGGPGVGPIGVVADLAPYLPGHVVVEVGHEKATGAVSSAPWGSASILPISYAYISMMGGEGLKAATQTAILNANYIKARLEEHYPVLYTGANGRCAHEMILDCRQFKKAGIEVEDIAKRLMDYGFHAPTVSFPVAGTLMVEPTESESKEELDRFIDAMISIRKEIAAVESGKADAKDNVLKHAPHTAATVLAHEWNRPYTREQAVYPLEYVRAAKFWPSVSRIDSAYGDRNLICSCTPLEEYADQEEKLVATDKGPSY; encoded by the coding sequence ATGATTCTCAAAACCAAGCCCGCCGACGTATTTGTGGACCGCCATAACGGTCCGGATGCTGAGGCAGTGGCCGCCATGCTCCGCACCATCGGGGTAGACTCGGTCGAGCAGCTCATCGACGAAACAGTGCCCGCCGCCATCCGGCTTCAGCGCGAGTTGAACCTGCCCGCTGCCCTCACGGAGCGGGCTTTTTTGGCGAAATTCAAAGGCATTGCCGCTAAGAACAAAGTCTTCAAAAACTACATCGGCCTGGGCTACCACGACACCGAGCTGCCCCAGGTAATTCAGCGCGGCATCCTCGAAAATCCGGGCTGGTACACGGCCTACACGCCCTACCAGGCCGAAATTGCCCAAGGCCGCCTCGAAGCTCTCATCAACTACCAGACTATGGTAATTGACCTCACGGGCCTCGAAATTGCCAACGCCAGCCTGCTCGACGAAGGCACCGCCGCCGCCGAGACGCTGCACATGTTCCACAGCCAGACCAAGAAGAAAAGCGCCACCCGCTACTTCGTCTCAGACCTGGTGTTGCCCCAAACCATTGACCTGGTGCGGACCCGCGCTACCCCGCTCGGCATCGAGCTGGTGGTGGGTGACCACCGCTCGGTGGACCTTTCGGACGAAAACCTGTTTGGCGCCCTGCTGCAGTACCCCGCCGCCGACGGCCAGATTTTCGACTATAAAGACTTCATCAGCAAGGCCCACGACCACGGCATTTTCGTGACCGTAGCCGCTGATTTGATGGCCCTGACCCTGCTCACGCCCCCCGGCGAGCTGGGTGCCGACGCCTGCGTGGGCAACTCCCAGCGCTTCGGCGTGCCGATGGGCTACGGCGGACCCCACGCCGGCTTCCTGGCCACCAAAGACGCCTTTAAGCGCGTCATTCCCGGCCGTATTATTGGCCAGAGCATCGACGCAGCCGGCAACAAGGCCTACCGCATGGCCCTGCAAACCCGCGAGCAGCACATCCGTCGCGAAAAAGCCACCTCCAACATCTGCACCGCCCAGGTGCTGCTCTCGGTGCTGGCCGGCATGTACGCCGTGTACCACGGCCCGCAGCGCATCCGCCAGTTTGCCACCAACATCCACGCCCTGACCCAGCTGCTGGAAAAAGAGCTGAAAGCGCTGGGCGTAGAGCAGACTAACGACTTTTACTTCGACACGCTCAACATCCAGCTGGAAAGCGCCGAGCTGCAGCAGGCCGTGAAGCGCGAAGCCGAAGCCGCCGGCATCAACTTCCGCTACTTCGGCACGTCGAACGTGGGTATTTCCCTGCACCAGAACACCGAAGCTTCGGATGTGGCCTTTATCGTGGCCGTGTTTGCCAAAGTGCTGGGCAAGTCGGCTACCGAGTCGGTCGAAATTCCTGAGGAAGTAGAGCTGACCTGGCCCAAGAACCTGGTGCGCACCTCGGAGTACCTGACTCACCCCATCTTCAACACGCACCACTCCGAGCACGAGATGCTGCGCTACATGAAGCAGCTGGAAAACAAGGATTTGAGCCTGGCTCACTCCATGATTCCGCTGGGCTCGTGCACGATGAAGCTCAACGCCACCGCCGAAATGATTCCGGTGACTTGGCCCGAAATCGGTGGCCTCCACCCCTTCGCTCCCCGGGAGCAGGCCCAGGGCTACCAGCAGATTTTCGAAGACCTGGAAGCCTGGCTGTGCGAAGTCACGCGCTTTGCCGCCGTCAGCCTGCAGCCCAACTCGGGTGCCCAGGGGGAGTACGCCGGTCTGCTCGTGATTCGGGCGTACCACGAAGGCAACGGCCAGGGCCACCGCAACATCGCCCTGATTCCGGCTTCGGCCCACGGCACCAACCCCGCCTCGGCCGTTATGGCCGGCATGCAGGTAGTGGTGGTGAAAAGCACCGAGGAAGGCAACATCGACGTGGAAGACCTCAAGGCCAAAGCCGCCCAGCACGCCGACAACCTCTCTTGCCTGATGGTAACCTACCCCAGCACCCACGGTGTGTACGAGGAAACCATCATCGACATCTGCGCCACGATTCACCAGCACGGTGGCCGCGTCTACATGGACGGCGCCAATATGAATGCCCAGGTGGGCCTCACCTCGCCCGCCACCATCGGGGCCGACGTGTGCCACCTGAACCTGCACAAAACCTTCTGCATCCCCCACGGCGGTGGCGGACCCGGCGTAGGCCCCATCGGCGTAGTAGCCGACCTGGCGCCCTACCTGCCCGGCCACGTGGTGGTGGAAGTAGGCCACGAAAAAGCCACCGGCGCCGTTTCGTCGGCCCCCTGGGGCTCGGCCAGCATTCTGCCCATTTCGTACGCGTACATCTCCATGATGGGCGGCGAAGGTCTGAAAGCGGCTACCCAGACGGCTATTCTGAATGCCAACTACATCAAGGCCCGCCTCGAGGAGCACTACCCCGTGCTCTACACCGGTGCCAACGGCCGCTGCGCCCACGAAATGATTCTCGACTGCCGCCAATTCAAGAAGGCCGGCATCGAAGTCGAGGACATTGCCAAGCGCCTGATGGACTACGGCTTCCACGCCCCCACCGTGTCGTTCCCCGTGGCCGGCACTCTGATGGTGGAGCCCACCGAGTCGGAAAGCAAGGAGGAGCTGGACCGCTTCATCGACGCCATGATTTCCATCCGTAAGGAAATTGCCGCCGTGGAGTCGGGTAAGGCCGATGCCAAGGACAACGTCCTGAAGCACGCCCCGCACACGGCCGCCACGGTGCTGGCCCACGAGTGGAACCGTCCTTACACCCGTGAGCAGGCCGTGTACCCGCTCGAATACGTGCGCGCCGCCAAGTTCTGGCCCAGCGTGTCGCGCATCGACTCGGCCTACGGCGACCGGAACCTGATCTGCTCCTGCACCCCCCTGGAGGAATACGCCGACCAGGAAGAGAAGCTGGTCGCTACCGACAAAGGCCCGTCGTACTAA
- a CDS encoding DUF4136 domain-containing protein: MNRISRFFARPLALAAVGFSLLLGATSCATSSRVGVTSDFDHSVNFRSFKTWAWYPQQPQDSEGGPAQGYQSFLDKRLRTAVESEMVKKGLTRVDKNPDVYVAYSAKVEDKQRANNAYSPFGYPYYGYYGYSRGFYQQPITDYKAGTVIIDLVDAKRKQLAWRGFGEAQIDQQTISEQEAYRIVGSVLSTYPPTDSQAQR; encoded by the coding sequence ATGAACCGTATATCCCGCTTTTTTGCCCGCCCGCTGGCTTTAGCCGCCGTGGGTTTCTCCCTGCTGCTAGGTGCCACCAGCTGCGCTACCTCTTCCCGGGTAGGGGTTACTTCTGATTTCGACCACTCGGTTAATTTCCGCTCCTTCAAAACCTGGGCCTGGTATCCGCAGCAGCCCCAGGACAGTGAAGGCGGCCCGGCTCAGGGCTACCAGTCCTTCCTCGACAAGCGCCTGCGCACGGCCGTAGAGTCGGAAATGGTGAAGAAGGGACTGACCCGGGTCGACAAAAACCCCGACGTGTACGTGGCCTACAGCGCCAAAGTCGAGGATAAGCAGCGCGCCAACAACGCGTATTCGCCCTTCGGCTACCCTTATTACGGCTACTATGGCTACAGCCGCGGCTTCTACCAGCAGCCGATTACCGACTACAAAGCTGGCACCGTTATCATCGACCTGGTAGATGCCAAGCGTAAGCAACTGGCCTGGCGCGGCTTCGGCGAAGCCCAGATTGATCAGCAGACGATTTCGGAGCAAGAGGCCTACCGCATTGTGGGCAGCGTGCTGAGCACCTACCCTCCAACCGACAGCCAGGCTCAGCGCTAA